Proteins from a genomic interval of Chionomys nivalis chromosome 7, mChiNiv1.1, whole genome shotgun sequence:
- the Srrm2 gene encoding serine/arginine repetitive matrix protein 2 isoform X6, giving the protein MISFPSLQRTELEEMDLILQQEGWQLDLKRNSLGWKDLQRVPSPAPAPKEAVREGRPQEPTPAKRKRRSSSSSSSSSSSSSSSSSSSSSSSSSSSSSSSSSSSSSSSSSSPSPAKPGPQALPKPASPKKPPPGERRSRSPRKPIDSLRDSRSLSYSPVERHQPSPQPSPRDQQSSERVSWRGQRGDSRSPGHKRRKETPSPRPNRHRSSRSP; this is encoded by the exons ATGATAAGTTTTCCATCTCTACAGAGGACAGAACTAGAGGAAATGGACTTAATTTTACAGCAGGAGGGATGGCAGTTAGACCTCAAGAGGAACTCCCTGGGCTGGAAGGATCTTCAGAG GGTCCCCAGTCCCGCTCCAGCCCCAAAGGAGGCTGTGCGAGAAGGACGCCCTCAGGAGCCAACCCCAGCCAAACGGAAGAGGCGCTCTAgcagctccagttccagctcctcctcctcctcttcttcctcttcctcctcttcttcttcctcttcctcctcctcctcttcctcctcttcttcctcttcttcctcctcttcctcttcctcctccccctcccctgctaAGCCTGGCCCTCAGGCCTTACCCAAACCTGCAAGCCCCAAGAAGCCACCCCCTGGCGAGAGGAG GTCACGCAGCCCTCGAAAGCCAATAGACTCCCTTCGGGATTCCCGATCCCTCAGTTACTCACCTGTGGAGCGTCACCAGCCCTCGCCCCAGCCTTCACCAAGGGATCAACAGAG CAGTGAGCGAGTTTCCTGGAGAGGCCAGCGTGGGGACAGCCGTTCTCCTGGGCACAAGCGCAGGAAGGAGACACCCAGTCCCCGACCTAATCGCCACCGTTCCTCCAG GTCTCCATAA
- the Elob gene encoding elongin-B — translation MDVFLMIRRHKTTIFTDAKESSTVFELKRIVEGILKRPPDEQRLYKDDQLLDDGKTLGECGFTSQTARPQAPATVGLAFRADDAFEALRIEPFSSPPELPDVMKPQDSGGSANEQAVQ, via the exons GCGCCACAAGACCACCATCTTCACGGACGCCAAGGAGTCGAGTACGGTGTTCGAGCTGAAGCGCATCGTTGAGGGCATCCTCAAGCGGCCGCCGGATGAGCAGCGGCTGTACAAG GATGACCAGCTCCTTGATGATGGAAAAACTCTGGGCGAGTGTGGCTTCACTAGCCAGACAGCACGGCCACAGGCCCCAGCCACAGTGGGCCTGGCCTTTCGAGCAG ATGATGCCTTTGAAGCACTGCGCATTGAGCccttctccagccctccagaGCTTCCAGATGTGATGAAGCCACAGGATTCTGGAGGCAGTGCCAATGAACAAGCTGTGCAGTGA